Proteins encoded within one genomic window of Deltaproteobacteria bacterium:
- a CDS encoding aldehyde:ferredoxin oxidoreductase: MSGFQVKEIKSFGYKRPTIERGYANQTLHVNLTDAEISIKPVSDTMKRVFIGGKGFDLWLLWNAVKGTTKWNDPENALCIASGPLGGTPVYPGSGKSIVTALSPTTGSVMDSNVGGYFGPYLKFSGFDAMEVQGKSSREVVVYIDGVEQKIRILEVSGLADNAYEISSTLTEYFAQGKPRSVSVVSTGPGAKHTLIGCLNFSWYDPKRKRVRYKQAGRGGLGTVFADKGLKAIVARWEEVSVDVNGPADKETLVRGGKRYSREIRELDPKQNEMASIGTTHLVPIMNDFDLLPTHNFQYGRHPGANNIGKDVYRNIFDPGFDGCWMGCTVACAHGVKDFVPLTGAFKGTRVFVDGPEYETIAGCGSNIGIFDPYTILEINFYCDAYGLDTISVGTSLAFAMECFERGLINKKHTGGMDLSFGNRESALMVIHQMARGEGFGKLVGQGIRKMKSVFAEEFGADAAFLQDIGMEAKGLEFSEYMTKESLAQQGGYGLALKGPQHDEAWLIFLDMVHNFMPTFEQKAEALHWFPCFRTWFGLCGLCKLPWNDIVPEDNKETPEPAKVMKHVEWYAEYFSAVTGRRVTPGDLISMSEAVYNFQRIFNLKMGFGRREHDDIPYRAMGPVTVEEYESRAQRYDEQLKENHGVDIAGKSTAEKVALLRRFREERYEKLKDAVYKRRGWTKDGIPTVQTVKRLGIDFPEVLELLKASGVEE, encoded by the coding sequence ATGTCGGGATTCCAGGTAAAAGAGATCAAGTCCTTTGGGTACAAGAGACCTACCATTGAACGGGGTTATGCCAATCAGACCCTTCACGTGAACCTGACAGATGCCGAAATTTCGATAAAACCGGTGTCCGACACCATGAAAAGAGTTTTCATCGGCGGAAAGGGTTTTGATTTGTGGTTGTTGTGGAATGCCGTCAAGGGCACAACGAAATGGAACGATCCCGAGAATGCCCTGTGTATCGCCAGCGGTCCCCTGGGTGGCACCCCTGTCTATCCCGGTTCGGGCAAAAGCATTGTGACTGCTCTGTCTCCAACGACGGGGTCGGTGATGGATTCCAACGTGGGAGGATACTTTGGGCCCTACTTGAAGTTCTCGGGGTTTGATGCGATGGAAGTGCAGGGAAAATCATCCCGGGAAGTGGTGGTCTATATCGATGGGGTGGAACAGAAAATCCGGATCCTTGAAGTCTCAGGGTTGGCAGACAATGCATACGAGATTTCCTCCACCCTGACAGAATACTTTGCTCAAGGAAAACCGAGAAGTGTCTCCGTGGTTTCAACGGGACCCGGGGCGAAACACACCCTGATCGGATGCCTCAATTTTTCCTGGTATGACCCGAAGCGGAAGAGGGTCAGGTACAAACAAGCGGGGCGTGGAGGGCTCGGCACCGTCTTCGCGGACAAGGGCCTCAAGGCCATCGTGGCTCGATGGGAGGAGGTCTCGGTGGACGTGAACGGGCCGGCCGACAAAGAGACCCTTGTCCGGGGCGGAAAAAGGTATTCCCGCGAGATCAGGGAACTCGACCCGAAGCAGAATGAGATGGCAAGTATCGGTACGACCCATCTCGTTCCCATCATGAACGACTTCGATCTCCTCCCAACACATAATTTCCAGTACGGTCGGCATCCCGGGGCCAACAATATAGGCAAGGATGTGTATCGGAACATCTTTGACCCGGGCTTCGACGGTTGTTGGATGGGATGCACAGTGGCCTGTGCCCACGGGGTGAAGGATTTTGTCCCTTTGACAGGGGCGTTCAAGGGAACCAGGGTATTCGTGGACGGACCGGAATACGAAACCATCGCCGGTTGCGGGTCGAATATCGGGATCTTCGATCCCTATACGATTCTCGAGATCAATTTTTACTGCGATGCCTATGGGCTGGATACCATCTCGGTTGGGACTTCCCTGGCATTCGCCATGGAATGCTTCGAGCGGGGGTTGATCAATAAAAAGCACACAGGGGGCATGGACCTTTCCTTTGGGAACCGGGAGAGCGCCCTCATGGTGATTCATCAAATGGCTCGTGGTGAGGGTTTCGGAAAGCTGGTGGGACAGGGAATCCGAAAAATGAAAAGCGTGTTCGCCGAAGAATTCGGTGCTGATGCGGCATTTCTCCAGGATATCGGGATGGAGGCCAAGGGACTCGAATTCTCCGAGTACATGACCAAGGAATCCCTCGCCCAACAGGGGGGGTATGGCCTGGCACTGAAAGGTCCCCAGCATGACGAGGCATGGTTGATCTTCCTGGACATGGTGCACAATTTTATGCCCACCTTCGAGCAAAAGGCCGAAGCCCTTCACTGGTTCCCGTGTTTCCGAACATGGTTCGGACTGTGCGGACTGTGCAAACTTCCCTGGAACGATATAGTGCCGGAAGACAACAAGGAAACACCGGAGCCTGCGAAGGTCATGAAACACGTGGAATGGTACGCAGAGTATTTCTCTGCGGTCACGGGCCGCCGGGTGACCCCGGGGGACCTTATCTCCATGAGTGAGGCGGTTTACAATTTCCAGCGTATCTTCAACCTTAAAATGGGGTTCGGCCGCAGGGAGCATGATGATATCCCTTACCGGGCGATGGGACCCGTGACCGTGGAGGAATATGAATCCAGGGCCCAGCGTTACGATGAGCAGCTCAAAGAAAATCACGGAGTGGATATAGCGGGAAAAAGCACGGCTGAAAAGGTCGCTTTGTTGCGCAGGTTCCGGGAGGAGAGGTACGAGAAACTCAAGGATGCCGTATATAAGCGCAGGGGCTGGACCAAGGACGGTATCCCCACGGTCCAAACCGTCAAGCGCCTGGGAATTGATTTCCCTGAAGTCTTGGAACTGCTGAAGGCGTCGGGAGTTGAAGAGTGA
- a CDS encoding aminopeptidase P family protein, producing MFPVETYQKRRSGLRKALSGGLVLFLGNLESPINYPANVYPFRQDSSFLYFFGLDRPGLVGLLDLDEGRDFVFGDDCDLEEIVWSGPKTPLAVEAHRAGVNGVRPFSDLADFLKDAVEKGRRLRLLPPYRADHRLTLAGMLSVPPAAVDGFVSKELIRAVVSLRSIKGEEEIAEIEKAVAIAGEMFQAAVGRAEPGVTERELASLIREIAAIRGGGNPFNAIVTTDGQILHLFPRDVVLGQGRLLLIDAGAESELHYASDITRTYPIGGRFTTRQREIYDIVYQANTYAVETARPGLTYREVHLGAAKVIASGLTDLGLMKGDPEEAVKAGAHALFFPHGLGHLLGLDVHDMEGLGEDNVGYDDLVSRSDQFGLSYLRFGRSLAPGMVLTVEPGCYFIPPLIYRWQSEKRFVEFIDYDQVSGYLDFGGIRLEDDILITGEGCRVLSLTIPKAAAEVEELMTSRS from the coding sequence ATGTTTCCAGTAGAAACCTATCAGAAAAGACGTAGCGGATTAAGAAAAGCATTATCCGGAGGCCTGGTCCTTTTTTTGGGGAATCTGGAATCGCCCATCAATTACCCGGCCAATGTTTATCCCTTCCGCCAGGACAGTTCCTTCCTTTATTTTTTCGGTTTGGATCGTCCGGGGCTGGTAGGATTGTTGGATCTGGATGAGGGCAGGGATTTTGTCTTCGGCGACGACTGTGATCTGGAAGAGATCGTCTGGAGTGGACCCAAAACCCCTCTCGCCGTGGAGGCCCATAGGGCCGGTGTGAACGGGGTGAGACCGTTTTCAGATCTGGCTGATTTTTTGAAAGATGCCGTCGAAAAAGGCCGCCGCCTGCGACTTCTACCGCCTTACCGGGCCGACCACCGCCTGACCTTGGCAGGCATGTTGTCGGTTCCGCCAGCGGCTGTGGATGGTTTCGTATCAAAGGAATTGATTCGGGCGGTGGTCTCGCTCCGTTCCATCAAGGGGGAGGAGGAGATCGCAGAAATTGAAAAAGCGGTGGCCATCGCGGGCGAGATGTTCCAGGCGGCCGTGGGACGGGCAGAACCCGGCGTGACCGAGCGGGAGCTTGCCTCTCTTATTCGGGAAATCGCCGCCATTCGAGGTGGGGGAAACCCATTTAACGCCATAGTGACCACCGACGGTCAGATACTCCATCTTTTTCCCAGGGATGTTGTGTTGGGCCAGGGCCGGCTGTTGCTCATCGACGCCGGGGCGGAGAGCGAACTTCACTATGCCAGCGACATTACCCGGACTTATCCAATCGGCGGTCGATTCACCACCCGTCAAAGGGAAATCTACGACATTGTTTATCAGGCCAACACCTATGCCGTGGAAACGGCCAGACCGGGCCTCACTTACCGGGAGGTTCATCTTGGGGCGGCAAAGGTCATCGCCTCGGGGCTCACGGATTTGGGGCTGATGAAGGGCGATCCCGAGGAAGCGGTGAAAGCCGGCGCCCACGCCCTTTTCTTTCCCCACGGGCTGGGGCATCTCCTTGGCCTGGACGTGCATGATATGGAGGGCTTAGGTGAGGACAACGTCGGTTACGACGACCTGGTTTCCCGGAGCGACCAGTTCGGTTTGTCTTATCTTCGTTTCGGTCGCAGTCTGGCACCGGGGATGGTGCTGACTGTTGAGCCGGGTTGTTATTTCATCCCACCCTTGATCTACCGATGGCAGAGCGAGAAGAGATTCGTCGAGTTCATCGATTACGATCAGGTGTCGGGCTACTTGGATTTCGGGGGAATCCGCCTGGAGGACGATATATTGATCACCGGAGAGGGATGTCGGGTGTTGAGCCTGACTATTCCCAAGGCGGCGGCCGAGGTTGAGGAACTCATGACCTCGAGGTCGTAA
- a CDS encoding hydantoinase B/oxoprolinase family protein, producing MSSGGILRVATDVGGTFTDLVYLQKDEDGTQRIGTAKSDTTPPHFEQGVMDVLDQSGLDVSAIDFLAHGTTVIINALTERKGAKTALITTEGFRDILEIARGNRPDFFNLNYRKPKPFVPRYLRREVPGRISYKGEELKPLDLSGLPAILDDFRTEGVEAIAICFINSYANPVHEQAASARIKELWPEVAVVASYKITREWREYERTNTAVLSAYVQPVASRYLDRLIERLNRAGFNGSPYIMQSNCGVDTVDNARQVPITMVESGPASGVWGAAALGRIIGEENVIALDIGGTTAKCGLITNGQAKINTDYMIERTPTSAGYPIMVPVVDLVEIGNGGGSIAWVDEFGKLHVGPQSAGAVPGPVAYGKGGVEVTTTDANLALGRINPDYFCGGALVADMPGVNKALDGLAAKLGLERQEAARGVIRIANNNMVNALKLVSVNRGHDPRDFTLIAFGGGGGLHACALALELGIKKVIIPKQSAVFSAWGMLMTDIRRDYILTQIIELSSADPAGRLAAVLKQMEENALADFEKESIDRNKISFIRYGRFRYQNQEHTVEVELPQGEISPDLIKEIEENFHTDYEREYTYRLEAPVELVSFHLVAVAEVGRLNPQKIEPTGRSLAEAEKGRRQVDFTEAGIHEAVIYDGDLLEPGMKFTGPAVIEEEGLAMEKSSFDPITTEIIQSSLQAAADEMFAAMRRTAMSPIIYEVLDMGTAICGPDGELASAGAGIPAFVGMLDKAVKKIIEKHNSPGAIEPGDIFTTNDPFYGGVTHLNDVIVAMPVFAEGEIIAWTADGQHGPLERRWRHGPGQHVNRCD from the coding sequence ATGAGTTCCGGGGGAATTCTTCGTGTCGCCACCGATGTGGGCGGTACATTTACTGATCTGGTCTATCTTCAAAAAGACGAGGATGGAACACAGCGGATTGGAACGGCCAAATCGGACACCACTCCGCCGCACTTTGAGCAAGGGGTGATGGACGTACTGGATCAAAGCGGCCTGGATGTTTCGGCCATCGATTTTCTGGCACACGGTACTACAGTCATCATAAACGCTCTTACCGAGCGAAAGGGGGCCAAAACCGCACTGATCACCACCGAGGGATTCCGGGATATCCTGGAGATCGCCCGCGGCAACCGTCCCGACTTTTTCAATCTTAACTATCGCAAACCCAAGCCTTTTGTCCCCCGCTATCTTCGCCGGGAAGTGCCCGGCCGTATCTCTTATAAGGGTGAGGAGTTGAAGCCGCTGGACCTCTCCGGACTTCCAGCTATCCTCGACGACTTCAGGACGGAAGGAGTCGAGGCCATCGCCATCTGCTTCATCAATTCTTACGCCAACCCGGTCCATGAGCAGGCCGCTTCGGCCAGGATAAAGGAACTCTGGCCGGAGGTGGCGGTGGTGGCCTCTTACAAGATAACCCGCGAGTGGCGGGAATACGAACGGACCAATACAGCCGTTCTGTCGGCTTACGTTCAGCCGGTTGCCAGCCGTTATCTGGATCGGCTGATCGAGCGTCTGAACCGGGCCGGGTTCAATGGAAGCCCGTACATTATGCAGTCCAACTGCGGTGTAGACACGGTCGACAATGCCCGCCAGGTGCCGATTACCATGGTCGAATCCGGGCCGGCCTCGGGTGTTTGGGGTGCAGCGGCCCTGGGTCGGATCATCGGCGAGGAAAACGTTATCGCCCTGGACATCGGAGGCACCACCGCCAAATGCGGCCTGATCACCAATGGTCAGGCCAAGATCAACACCGATTACATGATCGAACGCACGCCGACTTCGGCTGGCTATCCGATCATGGTTCCGGTGGTAGACCTGGTTGAAATCGGCAACGGAGGAGGTTCAATCGCCTGGGTGGACGAATTCGGGAAATTGCACGTCGGCCCCCAGAGTGCCGGTGCAGTGCCAGGCCCTGTGGCTTACGGTAAGGGAGGAGTAGAAGTAACCACCACTGATGCAAACCTGGCCCTGGGCCGAATCAACCCCGATTACTTCTGCGGGGGAGCCCTTGTCGCAGACATGCCCGGGGTCAATAAAGCCCTGGACGGATTGGCCGCAAAGCTGGGGCTTGAGCGCCAAGAGGCGGCCCGGGGAGTCATCCGCATCGCCAATAACAATATGGTCAACGCCCTCAAGCTGGTCTCGGTCAACCGGGGACACGACCCGCGCGACTTCACGCTGATAGCCTTCGGCGGGGGCGGCGGCCTGCATGCCTGTGCTTTGGCCCTCGAGCTGGGCATCAAGAAGGTCATCATCCCGAAACAGTCGGCCGTTTTTTCCGCCTGGGGCATGCTCATGACCGACATCCGGCGGGATTATATCCTGACCCAAATCATCGAACTCTCCAGCGCCGATCCAGCCGGCCGGTTGGCGGCCGTCTTGAAGCAGATGGAGGAAAACGCTCTGGCGGACTTCGAGAAAGAATCAATCGACCGAAATAAGATCAGTTTCATCCGTTACGGCCGCTTCCGCTACCAGAATCAGGAGCACACCGTCGAAGTCGAATTGCCTCAGGGAGAGATCAGCCCTGACTTGATCAAGGAGATCGAGGAGAACTTCCACACCGATTACGAACGCGAATACACCTATCGGCTTGAAGCACCGGTGGAACTGGTAAGCTTTCACCTGGTCGCAGTGGCAGAGGTCGGCCGGCTCAACCCCCAGAAGATCGAGCCTACCGGACGCTCGCTCGCCGAGGCGGAGAAGGGTCGCCGACAAGTCGACTTCACCGAGGCCGGTATTCACGAAGCAGTCATTTACGACGGTGACCTCCTGGAACCGGGGATGAAGTTCACAGGTCCGGCCGTAATCGAAGAAGAGGGATTAGCCATGGAAAAAAGCTCCTTTGATCCGATAACCACTGAAATTATTCAGAGTTCACTCCAGGCGGCCGCCGACGAGATGTTCGCCGCCATGCGCCGGACGGCCATGAGCCCTATCATATACGAAGTCCTGGACATGGGCACAGCCATCTGCGGACCTGATGGCGAGTTGGCCAGCGCCGGAGCCGGCATCCCGGCCTTTGTGGGCATGCTTGACAAGGCGGTCAAAAAGATAATCGAAAAGCACAACAGCCCGGGCGCCATCGAGCCTGGGGATATCTTCACCACCAATGATCCTTTTTATGGCGGGGTGACTCACTTGAACGACGTCATCGTGGCCATGCCCGTCTTTGCTGAGGGCGAAATTATCGCCTGGACGGCGGACGGCCAACATGGCCCACTGGAACGACGTTGGCGGCATGGCCCCGGGCAGCATGTCAACCGATGCGACTGA
- a CDS encoding FAD-binding oxidoreductase, with protein MSNWDVIIVGAGSIGVPASMALGEMGVKTLVLDKHPSPGQGENKHAIGGARATHSDPAKILTCLRSLEIFSTWEDRYGDFIEWLQGGYTFPVYRQKEEDLLKGILPIQKQYGLHIDWVGPDRIREIVPGIVTEGLRGGTYSPEDGSVSPLLALNAFYRRALALGVRFVFKEKVREILAEKGKVVGVATEKATYRAPVVLDAAGPYSRDLCRTVGVDMPVVPDSHEGAITEPVEPFFRCMVVDLRPAPGTKNYYFYQNSRGQVIFCITPDPPIVGTDKRETSTFLPQVSARMVKLLPRLKNLRVRRVWRGLYPMSPDGSPLVGWNREVEGLLHATGMCGQGFMLGPGLGEVLARMITGSTNDKDRIILEGFDPYREFKGAEALK; from the coding sequence ATGAGTAACTGGGACGTGATTATCGTGGGAGCCGGGTCTATCGGCGTACCCGCTTCCATGGCCCTGGGGGAGATGGGTGTGAAGACCCTGGTCCTGGACAAGCACCCTTCACCGGGGCAAGGAGAAAACAAACATGCCATCGGGGGAGCCCGGGCGACCCATTCGGATCCAGCCAAGATTCTGACCTGTCTGAGGTCTCTGGAGATCTTCTCTACCTGGGAAGATCGGTACGGGGATTTCATCGAGTGGCTCCAAGGCGGATACACCTTTCCGGTTTACCGGCAAAAGGAGGAAGACCTCCTGAAAGGGATTCTCCCCATCCAAAAGCAGTACGGGCTCCATATCGACTGGGTGGGACCGGACCGGATCCGTGAAATCGTACCCGGAATCGTCACGGAGGGGCTCAGGGGCGGGACCTATTCTCCTGAGGACGGATCGGTTTCACCCCTCCTTGCATTGAACGCTTTTTACCGCAGGGCCCTTGCCCTGGGCGTCCGCTTCGTCTTTAAAGAAAAGGTTCGGGAGATCTTGGCCGAGAAGGGGAAAGTTGTAGGCGTGGCCACGGAAAAGGCGACCTACAGGGCGCCGGTCGTGCTGGATGCCGCGGGACCCTATTCCAGGGATCTCTGCCGCACGGTGGGCGTGGACATGCCTGTGGTTCCCGATTCCCATGAGGGGGCTATTACTGAGCCTGTTGAGCCTTTCTTCAGGTGCATGGTCGTGGACCTCAGGCCCGCCCCCGGCACCAAGAACTACTACTTCTACCAAAACAGCCGGGGCCAGGTGATCTTCTGCATCACCCCGGATCCTCCCATCGTGGGGACCGACAAACGGGAGACCTCCACCTTCCTCCCCCAGGTGAGCGCCCGGATGGTGAAACTCCTCCCGAGGCTCAAGAACCTGAGGGTGCGGCGGGTCTGGAGAGGACTCTACCCCATGTCTCCGGACGGATCTCCCCTGGTGGGATGGAACCGGGAGGTTGAAGGGCTGCTTCATGCCACGGGGATGTGCGGCCAGGGCTTTATGTTGGGGCCGGGGCTGGGGGAGGTCCTTGCCAGAATGATCACAGGGAGTACGAACGATAAGGATCGCATCATTCTGGAGGGGTTCGACCCCTACAGGGAATTCAAAGGCGCTGAGGCCCTAAAGTAG
- a CDS encoding FAD-dependent oxidoreductase yields the protein METRRITKHPILDVPRKREVVFSWNGEELHGYEGEMLSSALMANGIHVFGHHYKDQSPQGIFCANGQCSQCLVVADGRPVKSCMTPLREGMRVESVEGLPRLPEEDAVPPIKEAPVREVEVLIIGGGPAGMSAAIELGKLGVDTLIVDDKSTLGGKLVLQTHKFFGSVEDSHAGTRGFEIGRIMEAKIRELESVECWLNTTAVGVFSDGIVGVVRRNLYRRIRPEKLLVATGAREKMLSFPGNTLPGVYGAGAFQTLVNRDLVRSSDRVLIVGGGNVGLIAGYHAIQAGIHVAALIEALPKVGGYKVHADKLRRLGVPIYTSHTVVSARGRERVSSVTIGELDGSWNVIPGTYKTFEVDTVLIAVGLAEVDEFYLKAKEWGMDVYSAGDAREIAEASAAMFAGKIEGLRIARSLGLYKGEIPEEWDEKAAILKSKPGPVHHREQTDREEGVFPVFHCYEEVPCNPCTSVCPQGAIRTEGDRLTGLPYMEDLSLCKGCLNCVAVCPGLAVTLVDYREDPENPIVTLPYEVWRERVEEGSQVPVMDEDGALLGHYSVVKVRSMKKYPGTLLVQVSMDRKTAKQAAGIQVLEKQIEPSDIYEKESPPDEAVVCRCERVTAGEIRAAIREGVRDMNQLKALTRAGMGACGSKTCRPMIWRIFQEEGIDLTEVTDRIDRPLFTEVPMGLLAGVREVDDHE from the coding sequence ATGGAAACGAGGAGGATTACGAAACACCCAATCCTTGATGTCCCCCGGAAGCGGGAAGTGGTTTTTTCCTGGAACGGGGAAGAGCTCCATGGATACGAGGGCGAGATGCTTTCCTCGGCCCTCATGGCCAACGGGATACATGTCTTCGGCCACCATTACAAGGACCAGAGTCCCCAGGGGATTTTTTGCGCCAACGGCCAGTGTTCCCAGTGCCTTGTGGTGGCTGATGGGCGGCCGGTCAAATCCTGCATGACTCCTCTTCGGGAGGGGATGAGGGTGGAGAGCGTGGAAGGGCTCCCCAGGCTGCCGGAGGAAGATGCCGTTCCCCCGATCAAGGAGGCACCCGTAAGAGAGGTGGAGGTGCTGATTATCGGCGGGGGTCCCGCCGGGATGTCAGCGGCCATCGAACTGGGGAAACTCGGGGTGGATACCCTCATCGTAGACGATAAGTCGACCCTCGGAGGCAAGCTGGTCCTCCAGACCCACAAGTTTTTCGGTTCCGTAGAAGACTCCCACGCTGGGACACGGGGATTCGAGATCGGACGGATAATGGAGGCGAAGATCCGGGAGTTGGAGAGCGTGGAGTGCTGGTTGAACACTACGGCCGTAGGCGTTTTCTCCGATGGGATCGTGGGGGTCGTAAGGAGGAACCTGTACCGGAGAATCCGCCCGGAAAAACTGCTCGTGGCAACCGGAGCCCGCGAAAAAATGCTCTCCTTTCCGGGCAACACCCTGCCGGGAGTATACGGGGCAGGGGCTTTCCAGACCTTGGTGAACCGGGACCTGGTGAGATCCTCAGACAGGGTCCTGATCGTAGGGGGAGGGAACGTGGGCCTGATCGCCGGCTACCATGCCATCCAGGCAGGGATCCATGTGGCGGCCCTCATCGAGGCCCTCCCAAAGGTCGGTGGGTACAAGGTGCATGCCGATAAGCTCCGAAGACTCGGTGTGCCCATCTATACGAGCCATACAGTGGTGTCGGCCCGGGGGAGGGAGCGGGTAAGCTCTGTGACAATCGGGGAACTGGACGGAAGCTGGAACGTTATACCGGGCACTTACAAGACCTTCGAGGTTGACACGGTTCTTATCGCGGTGGGATTGGCCGAGGTGGACGAATTCTACTTGAAGGCCAAGGAATGGGGAATGGATGTTTACAGCGCGGGAGACGCCCGGGAAATCGCTGAGGCCTCGGCGGCCATGTTCGCGGGAAAGATCGAGGGGCTCAGGATCGCCAGGTCCCTTGGCCTTTACAAAGGTGAGATCCCAGAGGAATGGGACGAGAAGGCCGCAATCCTGAAATCCAAGCCAGGCCCCGTCCACCATCGGGAACAGACCGACAGAGAAGAAGGAGTATTCCCCGTTTTTCACTGCTACGAAGAAGTTCCTTGCAATCCCTGCACCTCGGTCTGCCCCCAGGGAGCCATCCGGACCGAAGGGGACAGGCTCACAGGACTCCCCTATATGGAGGACCTGTCCCTTTGCAAGGGCTGCCTGAACTGCGTGGCCGTCTGTCCCGGGCTTGCCGTGACCTTGGTAGACTACCGGGAGGATCCGGAAAACCCCATCGTGACCCTTCCTTACGAGGTTTGGAGGGAACGGGTGGAGGAAGGGAGTCAGGTTCCTGTTATGGATGAAGATGGGGCGCTCCTGGGGCATTACTCGGTGGTGAAGGTCCGATCCATGAAGAAGTATCCCGGGACCCTCCTGGTACAGGTCAGCATGGACCGGAAGACCGCCAAGCAGGCGGCGGGGATCCAGGTCCTGGAGAAACAGATTGAACCTTCTGATATCTACGAGAAGGAATCTCCGCCTGACGAAGCGGTGGTGTGCCGCTGCGAGCGGGTCACCGCGGGAGAGATCCGGGCCGCCATCCGGGAGGGCGTCAGGGACATGAACCAGTTGAAGGCCCTGACCCGGGCGGGGATGGGCGCCTGTGGATCCAAGACGTGCAGGCCCATGATCTGGCGCATATTCCAGGAAGAAGGAATCGATCTTACCGAGGTGACGGACAGGATCGATCGGCCCCTTTTCACGGAGGTCCCCATGGGGCTGCTGGCTGGTGTAAGGGAGGTGGACGACCATGAGTAA
- a CDS encoding hydantoinase B/oxoprolinase family protein, translating to MAHWNDVGGMAPGSMSTDATEIFQEGIQLPAIKLFSRGKPIQPVFEILKANSRMPDFLTGDLWAGVASIRVGERRIREVADKYGKHSFLHAVEAYMDYGERVTLEALKKLPHGRFTCVEEQDDGKIYKVTVEITDDQFIVDLRDNPDQDPGPFNISRDGAVVAAQMVMKSITSADRICNGGTFRPLKVLTRKGSIFDPERPAAMGIYYENDVRLYDLIWRTLAEAMPEKLPAGHFASICGTLFGGIHPDTGRHYSVIEPELGGWGESVSGDGNPAMFSGFHGETYNCPAEVAEARYGVTVDRFSFHDEEGGEGKYRGGKGVCIEYRIRSDNAWLTVAYTRSKFPPWPLKGGRKGSPNYIEVVRNDGTIERYSVVSGLSLAKGEVIRIKTATGAGWGDPNERDVELVLEDLKNGYISREQAEKYYALSQRSGD from the coding sequence ATGGCCCACTGGAACGACGTTGGCGGCATGGCCCCGGGCAGCATGTCAACCGATGCGACTGAGATTTTCCAGGAAGGCATCCAGTTGCCGGCAATCAAGCTCTTTTCCAGGGGGAAACCCATCCAGCCTGTGTTTGAAATTTTAAAGGCCAACAGTCGAATGCCCGATTTCCTGACCGGCGACCTCTGGGCCGGTGTGGCATCGATCAGGGTTGGCGAAAGACGTATCCGGGAGGTGGCCGACAAGTATGGCAAGCACTCCTTCCTCCATGCCGTTGAAGCTTACATGGACTATGGTGAGCGGGTCACCCTGGAGGCCCTGAAAAAATTGCCCCATGGCCGGTTCACCTGCGTCGAGGAGCAGGATGACGGCAAAATTTACAAAGTAACCGTTGAGATCACTGACGATCAGTTCATCGTCGACCTGAGGGACAATCCGGATCAAGACCCGGGACCGTTTAACATCAGCCGGGACGGAGCGGTCGTCGCCGCCCAAATGGTGATGAAATCGATCACCTCGGCCGACCGGATCTGTAACGGCGGCACCTTCCGGCCGCTGAAGGTACTGACCAGAAAGGGCAGCATTTTCGATCCGGAGAGGCCGGCCGCCATGGGCATCTATTATGAGAACGACGTCCGCTTGTATGATCTTATCTGGCGGACCCTGGCTGAAGCCATGCCCGAGAAGTTGCCCGCCGGCCATTTTGCCTCGATCTGCGGAACCCTTTTCGGCGGCATCCATCCCGATACCGGCCGGCACTACAGCGTGATCGAGCCGGAGCTGGGCGGCTGGGGCGAATCAGTATCCGGTGACGGCAATCCGGCAATGTTCTCCGGTTTCCATGGCGAGACCTATAACTGCCCGGCCGAGGTGGCCGAAGCCCGTTATGGGGTGACCGTCGACCGGTTCAGTTTCCACGACGAGGAAGGGGGAGAAGGCAAATACCGAGGCGGAAAGGGCGTCTGCATAGAATACCGCATCCGTTCGGACAACGCCTGGTTGACGGTGGCATACACCCGATCCAAGTTTCCACCCTGGCCCTTGAAGGGCGGCCGCAAAGGCTCACCGAATTACATCGAGGTGGTCCGCAACGACGGCACCATCGAGCGCTACTCGGTCGTCTCCGGCCTGAGCCTGGCCAAAGGTGAGGTGATTCGGATCAAGACCGCCACAGGGGCCGGATGGGGAGATCCGAATGAACGCGATGTGGAGCTTGTCCTGGAAGACCTGAAGAACGGCTACATCAGCCGGGAGCAGGCCGAAAAATATTACGCCCTGAGTCAACGCTCCGGCGATTGA